In Miscanthus floridulus cultivar M001 chromosome 5, ASM1932011v1, whole genome shotgun sequence, one genomic interval encodes:
- the LOC136451538 gene encoding LOB domain-containing protein 6-like, whose product MASPSSTSNNSILSPVAASGTTAPGAGAPCAACKFLRRKCLPGCVFAPYFPPEEPQKFANVHKVFGANNVTKLLNELLPHQREDAVSSLAYEAEARVKDPVYGCVGAISVLQRQVHRLQKELDAAHAELLRYACGDVAAGIPTALPVVSTAPRLSTAMTTSPGLQFAAAAATAHAAAGMYGSSRRLGVLDGVAAPPPPPPAAGGCYFMRNHSNVISSTPGADVAPVLPYASVANWAMNAISASTTTTSGSESIGLDHKEGGDSSM is encoded by the coding sequence ATGGCATCGCCGTCGAGCACCAGCAACAACTCGATCCTCTCCCCTGTGGCCGCGTCAGGGACGACGGCGCCCGGTGCCGGGGCGCCGTGCGCGGCGTGCAAGTTCCTGCGGCGCAAGTGCCTGCCGGGGTGCGTGTTCGCGCCCTACTTCCCTCCGGAGGAGCCGCAGAAGTTCGCCAACGTGCACAAGGTGTTCGGCGCCAACAACGTGACCAAGCTGCTGAACGAGCTGCTGCCGCACCAGCGGGAGGACGCCGTGAGCTCGCTCGCCTACGAGGCCGAGGCGCGCGTCAAGGACCCCGTCTACGGCTGCGTCGGCGCCATCTCCGTGCTCCAGCGCCAGGTCCACCGCCTCCAGAAGGAGCTGGACGCCGCGCACGCCGAGCTCCTGCGCTACGCCTGCGGCGACGTCGCCGCAGGCATCCCCACCGCGCTCCCTGTCGTCAGCACCGCCCCCAGGCTCTCCACGGCAATGACGACGAGCCCCGGGCTGCAGTTCGCAGCGGCAGCAGCCACTGCGCATGCCGCCGCTGGCATGTACGGCAGCAGCCGGAGGCTCGGGGTCTTGGACGGCGTAGcggcgccaccaccgccaccgccagcaGCGGGCGGCTGCTACTTCATGCGGAACCACAGCAACGTCATTAGTAGCACCCCAGGCGCTGACGTGGCGCCCGTCCTGCCTTACGCTTCCGTGGCTAATTGGGCCATGAATGCCATCAGCGCCTCGACGACCACCACCTCTGGATCAGAGAGCATTGGGTTGGATCACAAGGAAGGGGGAGACAGCAGCATGTGA